One stretch of Streptomyces sp. NBC_01142 DNA includes these proteins:
- a CDS encoding PadR family transcriptional regulator, which produces MALRHAVLAALLDGEYSGYQLAKAFDVGVANFWHALPQQLYAELTRLEREGLVTGRQVVQETRPNKRLFKVTDAGLAELEQFAAAASKPSFIRDDLLVKVQAADRISTGPLIEQLEERASVAEAKIELFGKLLRQMRGERDEEEFLRRGERIGPYLTCLRGLAFETDNRNWCLRIAAVLRDRRTARAER; this is translated from the coding sequence ATGGCCTTGCGACACGCGGTACTGGCGGCGCTGCTGGACGGCGAGTACAGCGGATACCAGCTGGCCAAGGCGTTCGACGTCGGAGTGGCGAACTTCTGGCACGCCCTGCCCCAGCAGCTGTACGCCGAGCTGACCAGGCTGGAGAGGGAAGGGTTGGTCACGGGCCGCCAGGTGGTCCAGGAGACGCGGCCCAACAAGCGCCTGTTCAAGGTCACCGACGCCGGTCTCGCCGAGCTGGAACAGTTCGCGGCGGCCGCGTCGAAACCCTCGTTCATCCGCGACGACCTGCTGGTCAAGGTCCAGGCCGCCGACCGGATCAGCACCGGCCCGCTGATCGAACAGCTCGAGGAGCGAGCGTCCGTCGCCGAGGCCAAGATCGAGCTCTTCGGCAAGCTGCTGCGACAGATGCGCGGCGAACGGGACGAGGAGGAGTTCCTGCGCCGGGGCGAGCGGATCGGCCCGTATCTGACGTGCCTGCGCGGCCTGGCCTTCGAGACGGACAACCGGAACTGGTGTCTGCGGATCGCGGCCGTGCTGCGGGACAGGCGGACGGCTCGCGCCGAGCGGTGA